One genomic window of Caldivirga maquilingensis IC-167 includes the following:
- a CDS encoding MFS transporter, with the protein MTNDHWGEAHTVAFTVFSLSTTIEAYIYSISYLATGWVVTPRYLTALLTVWPPLWLLIGGAVAGPLSDALGRRRVLYLTLLMYVVGAVGLMISQGYVMLLIFLSLLLVATGGEYNTVMTAAHEYFPSRLRGRLVFLILNFTNLGGVLAAALTLLNVNPMMQRVALGATLIIILPLLYALRRMLPESVLWLEAVGKVNEVNTIDSPHEYTVRIRLPPTWLRVMVGGLIGWAYTAGFSLLALTLGPYFLPSLTNWLILVFSTAALVSGVVIGLLADSVSRRVMLAASSLGSTLITLILAFTTNTWMRNLGVFWGLFTVFSILINAYFLTEDTLKSEYWRVIRRGTYTALVRVISLGGSIPVLFASAYIPMKLYLLVDSIILGVGAAASIVWYIVGVETGKGISVRAWGLEDA; encoded by the coding sequence ATGACGAATGATCACTGGGGTGAAGCACACACCGTCGCATTCACGGTGTTTAGCCTAAGCACCACGATTGAAGCCTACATATACTCAATCTCATATCTAGCCACTGGCTGGGTGGTTACACCAAGGTACTTAACAGCATTATTAACGGTTTGGCCACCACTATGGTTACTAATCGGCGGCGCCGTGGCTGGTCCCCTCTCTGATGCGCTTGGTAGGAGGAGGGTACTTTACTTAACCCTACTAATGTATGTCGTCGGTGCCGTTGGCTTAATGATTAGTCAAGGGTATGTGATGCTTCTAATATTCCTAAGCCTACTACTGGTAGCCACTGGTGGTGAGTATAATACAGTTATGACTGCTGCCCATGAGTACTTCCCAAGTAGGCTTAGGGGTAGGTTAGTTTTCCTAATACTTAACTTCACTAATCTAGGTGGCGTATTGGCTGCAGCATTAACGCTACTTAACGTTAACCCGATGATGCAGAGGGTGGCGTTGGGGGCTACGTTAATAATCATACTACCTCTACTGTATGCGCTTAGGCGAATGCTCCCTGAATCCGTACTGTGGCTGGAGGCTGTTGGTAAGGTTAATGAAGTAAACACCATTGATTCACCCCATGAGTATACTGTGAGGATTAGGTTGCCTCCAACGTGGTTAAGGGTAATGGTGGGTGGGTTAATTGGATGGGCTTATACGGCTGGGTTCAGTTTACTGGCGTTAACCCTTGGACCATACTTCCTACCAAGCTTAACCAATTGGTTGATTCTCGTGTTTTCCACAGCGGCATTAGTGTCAGGGGTGGTGATAGGTTTATTGGCTGATTCAGTGAGTAGGAGAGTGATGCTTGCTGCCTCGTCACTGGGGTCAACACTCATTACCTTAATACTGGCGTTCACCACAAATACATGGATGCGTAACCTAGGCGTGTTCTGGGGCTTATTCACAGTATTCTCAATACTAATTAACGCATACTTCCTAACCGAGGACACGCTTAAATCAGAGTACTGGAGGGTGATTAGGAGGGGAACCTACACTGCATTGGTTAGGGTTATTTCACTGGGTGGCTCAATCCCAGTGTTATTCGCCTCAGCCTACATACCGATGAAACTATACCTACTTGTCGACTCAATAATACTGGGGGTTGGGGCTGCTGCAAGCATAGTCTGGTACATTGTGGGTGTGGAAACAGGTAAGGGTATAAGCGTGAGGGCTTGGGGTCTTGAGGATGCTTGA
- a CDS encoding retroviral-like aspartic protease family protein, with protein MRQYTGREPRTVKALVDTGATYTVIPRKLAEELGIRGLGTFINVLAAKGYVRLEEALVTMEIMNERRNQVVLLSDNADMVIVGVITLESMGFIADPTTGKLERSGVFLL; from the coding sequence ATGCGACAATATACGGGGAGGGAACCAAGAACCGTAAAAGCCCTTGTGGATACGGGCGCCACGTACACGGTCATACCCAGGAAACTGGCTGAGGAACTCGGTATAAGGGGTTTGGGAACCTTCATTAATGTACTCGCGGCAAAGGGGTATGTAAGGCTTGAGGAGGCCTTGGTCACCATGGAAATAATGAATGAAAGGAGGAATCAAGTGGTGCTGTTATCGGACAATGCTGACATGGTAATTGTGGGGGTCATAACACTGGAATCCATGGGGTTTATCGCGGATCCAACCACAGGTAAGCTCGAGAGATCAGGGGTCTTCCTACTCTAG
- a CDS encoding coiled-coil domain-containing protein, protein MESLLGAVIDKSLEAVLRKLEKGERLKTEDLVVLVLSTVREQNRRIDALNDQVNRRIDEVSKRIDMLNDQVNRRIEELNKRIDALADQLNRRIDETNKRINETNKRIDSLSEQVNKRIDETNKRIDALSDQIGRRFEELNMRIDGVYNVLGNIQRTLVDMSKILMDLQKVMLSIQASISSQSQRQTH, encoded by the coding sequence GTGGAGTCTTTGTTGGGTGCCGTTATTGATAAGTCGCTTGAGGCTGTTTTGAGGAAGTTGGAGAAGGGTGAGAGGCTTAAGACTGAGGATTTGGTGGTTTTGGTGTTATCTACGGTGAGGGAGCAAAACAGGAGGATAGATGCGCTTAATGATCAAGTTAATAGGAGGATTGATGAGGTGAGTAAGAGAATTGATATGCTCAATGACCAGGTTAATAGGAGGATTGAGGAGTTGAACAAGAGGATTGATGCGTTAGCGGATCAATTAAATAGGAGGATTGATGAGACCAACAAGAGAATTAATGAGACCAATAAGAGGATTGACTCATTGAGTGAGCAGGTTAATAAGAGAATTGATGAAACGAATAAGAGGATTGATGCCTTGAGTGATCAAATAGGTAGGAGGTTTGAGGAGTTGAATATGAGGATTGATGGTGTGTATAATGTGCTTGGTAATATTCAGAGGACCCTTGTTGATATGAGTAAGATTCTCATGGATCTTCAGAAAGTCATGCTTAGTATTCAGGCTTCTATATCGTCTCAATCGCAGAGGCAAACCCACTAA
- a CDS encoding carbohydrate kinase family protein yields the protein MLDLLVVSDCVLDIYYRVKRLPIKAYDIVVTNEPVLSPGGACSVAVVASKLGLRVAVVDKLGDDPFSVILINMLEKANVYTGFIKRMNGSYTTVSNNIIDELGRYAFLGYLGAGAHLTPSDIDEQVVKSFKAVFISGFNIAYSSDVKEAVIKVIKTSVNNGVMVFLDPGPAAGFVKELVTLIKPPGAVLLNSDEAKALYGLSLKDTIKVMRRSGGSFIIKLGSKGALLVNNNVKHCPTRVVKRVLTTIGAGDAFDAAYITGLLRGLSGYEACRLANHVASLRLNVLSTMDMPDMRGLIEQWIKGSSAD from the coding sequence ATGCTTGATTTACTAGTGGTCTCAGACTGCGTCCTAGACATTTACTACAGGGTTAAGAGACTCCCCATAAAGGCATACGACATAGTGGTTACTAATGAACCAGTACTCTCACCTGGAGGCGCATGTAGTGTTGCTGTTGTAGCCAGTAAACTTGGCTTAAGGGTGGCTGTTGTTGATAAACTTGGTGATGACCCATTCTCAGTAATCCTCATTAACATGCTTGAGAAGGCCAATGTATACACAGGCTTTATAAAACGTATGAACGGCTCCTACACAACAGTCTCAAATAACATAATTGATGAATTAGGTAGATACGCCTTCCTAGGCTACCTAGGTGCCGGAGCCCATTTAACGCCCAGTGATATTGATGAGCAGGTGGTAAAGTCCTTTAAGGCAGTGTTCATAAGCGGCTTCAACATAGCGTACTCCAGTGATGTTAAGGAAGCTGTTATTAAAGTCATTAAGACTAGCGTTAATAATGGGGTAATGGTGTTCCTGGACCCAGGCCCCGCGGCTGGGTTTGTTAAGGAGTTGGTTACATTGATTAAGCCACCGGGGGCGGTCTTACTTAATAGTGATGAGGCTAAGGCCCTCTATGGGTTAAGCCTTAAGGATACCATTAAGGTAATGAGGAGGAGCGGGGGGAGCTTCATCATTAAGCTGGGCAGTAAGGGGGCCTTACTGGTTAATAATAATGTTAAACACTGCCCCACACGAGTGGTGAAGAGGGTGCTAACAACTATTGGAGCTGGTGACGCCTTTGATGCAGCATACATTACTGGGTTACTAAGGGGGCTTAGTGGCTATGAGGCGTGTAGGTTAGCTAACCATGTGGCCTCCTTAAGGTTAAACGTATTGAGCACCATGGATATGCCTGATATGAGGGGCCTCATTGAGCAATGGATTAAGGGATCCAGTGCGGATTAA
- the glyS gene encoding glycine--tRNA ligase — protein sequence MSDKFNDVVAESGFYWPSFDVYRGKVEAGGFYDYGLLGVLLKRNIIEKWRRMFILPYLEFTYEVETPVIMPSIVFEASGHVEHFTDYLVTCSKCGRKYRADHLVEEELGKRGIKVKTEGLNEVELTGLIRRNNIRCPACGGELSDVQKFNLLFKTTIGPYSENVGYLRPETAQGMFVNFNRIYRIMGKLPMAIAQVGKVGRNEISPRQGLVRLREFSQMEIELFFDPQDSSCPYINDVNDVKLRLLTEEDVAKGVNEPRVVSAEEAVRMGYVANEWMAFYMALSVKFLKSLGVPEEKQMFIAKLPNERAHYARMVYDHVVYTERFGWLEVSGHAYRGDYDLSRHSSYSGQDISAVRRLKEPKVIEEHRVYPNPSRIREVYGNEAPLVLKALASVNPEELVRELTSKGEVVINGFKVTRDMVFIKTESRKVSTENFIPHVIEPSFGIDRILYVTLENAYALIDGRIVLKLPRDVAPITVAVLPIVSRGELIKVAKDIRINLINEGITAVYDDGGTIGARYAKWDSLGTPLAVTVDADTLKDNTVTVRDRDSRVQVRVKVQDLVSIIRELLRGKSINEVAVERNLQLIVRSQ from the coding sequence GTGTCGGATAAATTCAATGATGTTGTGGCGGAGTCAGGCTTCTACTGGCCTAGCTTCGACGTATATAGGGGTAAGGTTGAGGCCGGTGGATTCTACGACTATGGGTTGCTCGGCGTCTTATTGAAGAGGAACATTATTGAGAAGTGGAGGAGAATGTTCATACTACCTTACTTGGAATTCACATACGAGGTTGAAACCCCAGTGATAATGCCCAGTATAGTCTTTGAGGCAAGCGGCCATGTTGAACACTTCACCGATTACCTAGTAACCTGCAGTAAGTGTGGGCGTAAGTATAGGGCTGATCACCTAGTGGAGGAGGAGCTTGGTAAGAGGGGGATTAAGGTTAAGACGGAGGGGCTTAATGAAGTGGAGTTAACGGGCTTAATAAGGAGGAATAACATAAGGTGCCCTGCCTGTGGAGGTGAGTTGAGTGATGTTCAGAAGTTTAACCTACTCTTCAAAACCACCATAGGGCCGTATAGTGAGAACGTGGGTTACCTAAGGCCTGAGACTGCTCAAGGAATGTTCGTTAACTTCAATAGGATATACAGGATAATGGGGAAGTTACCCATGGCTATAGCCCAGGTTGGTAAGGTTGGTAGGAATGAGATTTCACCAAGGCAGGGGTTGGTTAGGCTTAGGGAGTTTTCCCAAATGGAGATTGAGCTATTCTTTGATCCGCAGGATTCATCATGCCCATACATTAATGATGTCAATGACGTTAAGTTAAGGCTACTCACAGAGGAGGATGTGGCTAAGGGGGTTAATGAACCCAGGGTTGTTTCAGCTGAGGAGGCTGTGAGGATGGGTTACGTGGCTAATGAATGGATGGCCTTCTACATGGCCCTCTCAGTTAAGTTCCTTAAAAGCCTAGGCGTACCCGAGGAGAAGCAAATGTTCATAGCTAAGCTACCTAATGAGAGGGCTCACTACGCCAGGATGGTTTACGACCACGTAGTCTACACTGAACGCTTCGGTTGGCTTGAGGTTAGTGGGCATGCCTATAGGGGGGACTATGACTTAAGTAGGCACTCATCATACAGTGGTCAGGATATTTCAGCGGTTAGGAGGCTTAAGGAGCCTAAGGTTATTGAGGAGCATAGGGTTTACCCTAACCCATCAAGGATAAGGGAGGTTTACGGTAATGAAGCACCCCTAGTCCTCAAGGCCTTAGCCAGTGTTAACCCGGAGGAGTTGGTTAGGGAATTAACCAGTAAGGGTGAGGTGGTTATTAATGGGTTTAAGGTAACTAGGGACATGGTGTTCATTAAGACTGAGTCAAGGAAAGTGAGTACGGAGAACTTCATACCCCACGTTATTGAACCATCATTCGGCATAGATAGGATACTCTACGTTACGCTTGAGAACGCATACGCATTAATTGATGGTAGGATTGTACTTAAGTTACCTAGGGATGTAGCCCCCATTACGGTTGCGGTACTACCAATAGTGAGTAGGGGGGAGTTGATTAAGGTGGCTAAGGACATTAGGATTAACCTAATTAATGAGGGTATCACAGCTGTTTATGATGATGGCGGAACCATAGGGGCTAGGTACGCTAAGTGGGATAGCTTAGGTACACCACTGGCAGTAACCGTGGATGCTGATACGCTTAAGGATAATACGGTTACAGTTAGGGATAGGGATAGTAGGGTTCAGGTTAGGGTTAAGGTTCAGGACCTTGTATCCATTATTAGGGAGCTCCTGAGGGGTAAGTCAATTAATGAGGTTGCTGTTGAAAGGAACCTACAACTCATAGTAAGAAGCCAGTAG
- a CDS encoding 3-hydroxyacyl-CoA dehydrogenase/enoyl-CoA hydratase family protein: MVNLQVREIAVIGSGTMGHGIAEVAAISGFSVHLNDLTLDILQRALNNIRWSLDNLHRKGQLKEEPSEVMSRISVTTSLEDAVKNADFIIEAVFEDFNVKSSIFRRISEYAPPHAILASNTSSIPISELASVTNRPDKVIGMHFFNPPVLMKLIEVVRGDRTSDETVNVTVELGRRLGKEPVVVNKDVPGFISNRVFMRLIEAACLMVTGNEATIEAIDSAARFKLGLPMGVFELIDFVGIDVVNSILKAMVNRGFRFSGCGLIDERVKEGKLGLKTGEGFYKYPEVGKYSRVNVPKEAGEGVNPVRLIALAVNEAAWLIRSNVASAVDVDTVTKLGFGFPKGLLEYADSYGIGGIMVELIKLKEKYGTIEVDPLIMQMVAEGNIGVKAGSGFHQYGGGGYETIKLTIEPPIAWITLNRPEKLNAINRKMISELMEVINRLEAEPFDRVRVIVIRGAGKAFSAGADLTMFSEEEPTEAYLTSRMLQELTNKLETLNRPVIAMIHGYALGGGLELALACDLRIASEDAVLGLPEVTLGLIPGSGGAKRLVRLIGLGKAKELILTGARLNAREAEELGIVNRVVPISELENETKAIALKLAEEPPITLMVAKGILNMTGEGSLEGVLTAESMGFGLLFSTKDSREGIKAFLEKRQPKYQGK, from the coding sequence GTGGTTAATCTTCAAGTGAGGGAAATAGCGGTAATAGGTAGTGGAACCATGGGTCATGGGATAGCTGAGGTTGCTGCAATAAGCGGCTTCAGTGTTCATTTAAATGATCTAACACTTGATATACTTCAGAGGGCACTTAATAACATAAGGTGGAGCCTAGATAACCTTCATAGGAAGGGGCAGTTAAAGGAGGAGCCTAGTGAAGTAATGTCAAGGATAAGTGTAACCACATCACTTGAGGATGCAGTGAAGAATGCCGACTTCATTATTGAGGCTGTCTTTGAAGACTTCAACGTTAAGAGCAGCATCTTCAGGAGGATTAGTGAATACGCTCCACCTCATGCAATACTGGCCAGTAATACATCATCAATACCAATAAGTGAATTAGCCTCAGTGACTAATAGACCTGATAAAGTCATTGGAATGCACTTCTTCAACCCACCAGTATTAATGAAACTAATTGAGGTTGTTAGAGGTGATAGGACTAGTGATGAGACAGTTAACGTAACCGTTGAACTGGGTAGGAGGCTTGGTAAGGAGCCTGTTGTGGTTAATAAGGATGTACCAGGCTTCATATCCAATAGAGTATTCATGAGGCTTATTGAGGCAGCTTGCCTAATGGTTACTGGTAATGAGGCAACCATTGAGGCTATTGATAGTGCAGCCAGGTTTAAGCTGGGGTTACCGATGGGTGTCTTTGAGTTAATCGACTTCGTAGGCATTGACGTGGTTAACTCAATACTGAAGGCCATGGTTAACAGGGGCTTCAGGTTCAGTGGCTGTGGGTTAATTGATGAGAGGGTTAAGGAGGGTAAGCTTGGGTTAAAGACTGGGGAGGGCTTTTACAAGTACCCTGAGGTCGGGAAGTATAGTAGAGTTAATGTACCTAAGGAGGCTGGGGAGGGAGTTAACCCAGTTAGGTTAATTGCCCTGGCTGTTAATGAGGCTGCCTGGTTAATTAGGAGTAATGTGGCGTCCGCGGTTGACGTGGATACGGTGACTAAGCTAGGCTTCGGCTTCCCAAAGGGCCTACTGGAGTACGCCGACTCCTACGGTATCGGAGGCATCATGGTTGAGTTAATTAAGCTTAAGGAGAAGTACGGCACCATTGAAGTGGATCCATTAATAATGCAAATGGTGGCTGAGGGTAATATTGGGGTTAAGGCTGGTTCAGGATTCCACCAGTACGGTGGAGGGGGTTACGAAACCATTAAACTAACCATTGAACCACCAATAGCTTGGATTACCTTAAATAGGCCTGAGAAATTGAATGCAATAAATAGGAAAATGATTAGTGAATTAATGGAAGTAATCAATAGACTGGAAGCTGAACCATTCGATAGGGTTAGGGTTATTGTAATCAGGGGTGCTGGTAAAGCCTTCTCAGCGGGTGCTGACTTAACAATGTTCAGTGAGGAGGAGCCCACTGAGGCTTATTTAACAAGCAGGATGCTTCAGGAATTAACCAATAAACTGGAGACGCTTAATAGGCCTGTAATAGCCATGATCCACGGCTACGCCCTTGGAGGCGGGCTTGAATTAGCGTTAGCCTGTGATCTTAGAATAGCCTCAGAGGATGCTGTGCTCGGGTTACCTGAAGTTACACTAGGCCTAATACCGGGCTCAGGTGGCGCTAAGAGATTGGTTAGGTTAATTGGATTAGGTAAGGCTAAGGAACTAATCCTAACCGGGGCTAGGTTAAATGCAAGGGAGGCTGAGGAACTAGGTATTGTTAATAGGGTTGTACCAATTAGTGAATTAGAGAATGAGACTAAGGCCATTGCACTTAAACTAGCTGAGGAACCACCAATAACCCTCATGGTTGCTAAGGGAATCCTAAACATGACTGGTGAAGGATCATTAGAAGGCGTACTCACAGCTGAATCAATGGGCTTTGGCCTACTATTCTCAACAAAGGACTCAAGGGAGGGGATTAAGGCATTCCTTGAGAAGAGGCAACCCAAGTACCAGGGTAAGTGA
- a CDS encoding CTP synthase, which translates to MTAFIFITGGVMSSVGKGIATASIAKILQARGLSVTAIKVDPYLNVDAGTMNPYQHGEVYVTADGGETDLDLGHYERFLDVELSKSHNITSGQVYLSVIDGERRGVYLGQTVQLIPHVTNEIKARIRAIAKEGWDAVVIEIGGTVGDYESLPFLEAARQMRLEENGNVVFVHVAPVPILDVTDEFKTKPLQHSVMELRRVGIQPDIIIIRSTRPITNDVKAKVSLFTNVPQNLIFNSFNVDTIYRVPLILDEQGLGRMLTELLKVKVNEPKWDDWVNLVNSMVNATDEVKVTLCGKYVKLRDAYISIVEAIRHAAAWLRVKPRIIWCDSEEVEKDPDLLPKMNTDAYIILPGFGARGVEGKIMAIRYARENNIPLLGICYGMQLSVVEYARDVLGLKDAHTTEVNPNTTHPVIDITPEEKSINKLGGTMILGDREISITEGSILHGIYGSLRIRERHRHRYEVNPAYFKQLQEAGLVFSAMRIDVPRVEAIELHNHYFFIATQFHPEFRSRLTRPHPLFTALLKAALARKMGLESPYTGVKP; encoded by the coding sequence ATGACTGCCTTCATATTCATTACAGGCGGTGTAATGAGCAGTGTGGGTAAGGGCATAGCCACAGCATCCATAGCTAAGATCCTCCAGGCTAGGGGGCTTTCAGTAACGGCGATTAAGGTGGATCCGTACTTAAACGTTGATGCTGGTACAATGAATCCTTACCAACATGGTGAAGTCTACGTCACCGCTGATGGTGGTGAAACGGACCTGGACCTGGGTCATTATGAGAGGTTTCTCGACGTTGAATTATCCAAGAGCCACAACATAACCTCTGGTCAAGTTTACTTAAGTGTGATTGATGGTGAACGAAGGGGAGTTTACCTTGGGCAAACGGTTCAATTAATACCGCATGTGACGAATGAGATTAAGGCTAGGATTAGGGCTATTGCCAAGGAGGGTTGGGATGCCGTGGTTATTGAGATTGGGGGAACTGTTGGTGATTACGAGAGTCTACCATTCCTTGAAGCCGCCAGGCAGATGAGGCTTGAGGAGAATGGTAACGTGGTGTTTGTTCACGTAGCCCCAGTGCCAATCCTAGACGTAACTGATGAATTCAAAACTAAGCCACTGCAGCACAGTGTCATGGAGCTTAGGAGGGTTGGTATTCAACCTGACATAATAATAATAAGGTCCACTAGACCAATAACCAATGATGTTAAGGCCAAGGTATCCTTATTCACCAATGTGCCTCAAAACCTAATATTCAACTCCTTTAACGTCGACACAATATACAGGGTACCGTTAATCCTTGATGAACAGGGATTAGGCAGAATGCTTACTGAGTTACTTAAGGTTAAGGTGAATGAACCCAAGTGGGATGATTGGGTTAACCTAGTGAACTCAATGGTTAACGCCACTGATGAGGTTAAGGTAACACTCTGCGGTAAGTACGTTAAACTAAGGGACGCCTACATAAGTATTGTGGAGGCTATTAGGCATGCGGCCGCTTGGCTGAGGGTTAAGCCTAGGATTATTTGGTGTGATTCAGAGGAGGTGGAGAAGGATCCCGACTTACTACCTAAAATGAATACTGACGCCTACATAATACTACCCGGCTTCGGAGCAAGGGGTGTTGAGGGTAAGATAATGGCCATTAGGTATGCTAGGGAGAATAACATACCCCTACTGGGCATATGCTACGGCATGCAGCTCTCAGTGGTTGAGTACGCTAGGGATGTTCTAGGCCTTAAGGACGCCCACACCACCGAGGTTAACCCAAACACCACCCACCCAGTGATAGACATAACCCCAGAGGAGAAGAGCATTAACAAACTAGGGGGCACTATGATACTTGGTGATAGGGAAATAAGTATTACCGAGGGGAGTATTCTTCATGGAATCTATGGTTCATTAAGGATTAGGGAAAGGCATAGACATAGGTATGAGGTTAACCCAGCCTACTTTAAGCAGCTTCAGGAGGCAGGCTTAGTCTTCTCAGCCATGAGGATTGATGTACCTAGAGTGGAGGCTATTGAACTACATAACCACTACTTCTTCATAGCAACCCAATTCCACCCCGAATTCAGAAGCAGGTTAACTAGACCACACCCATTATTCACCGCCCTACTAAAAGCCGCATTAGCAAGGAAAATGGGCCTTGAATCACCATACACCGGTGTTAAACCATAA
- a CDS encoding fumarylacetoacetate hydrolase family protein, with the protein MRLLTFEQGGVVRVGAYTGRGVVDLPKAYVTIYEAESAPDFLYSMRKLIENGEPALSIVNDLINKTLKSSREDLLLNPSSINWLPPVTDPEKILCVAVNYRAHGEESSTKPPERPYFFPKFRNALIGNGQPIVKPKASNKMDWEVELGVVIGRRGKYIDVKDAFNHVFGYVVTNDVSMRDWQFPSMDQFGMDWIHGKSMDGAMPVGPYIVTKDEINDPHNLRLTLRVNGSVEQDGNTRDLIFKIPDLIHWATQGITLKPGDYISTGTPSGVGFPKGKFLKHGDLVEAEVEGIGILRNPVIEEKP; encoded by the coding sequence ATGAGACTATTAACCTTCGAACAGGGCGGCGTAGTTAGGGTTGGGGCATACACTGGTAGGGGTGTTGTTGATTTACCTAAAGCATACGTCACAATTTATGAGGCTGAATCAGCCCCAGACTTCCTCTACTCCATGAGGAAGCTAATTGAGAATGGTGAACCAGCATTAAGCATTGTTAATGATTTAATTAATAAGACCCTTAAGTCAAGTAGAGAGGATTTACTGCTTAACCCATCATCAATCAACTGGCTCCCCCCAGTCACTGACCCTGAGAAGATCCTGTGCGTTGCAGTTAATTACAGGGCTCACGGCGAGGAAAGTAGCACTAAACCCCCTGAGAGGCCATACTTCTTCCCGAAGTTCCGTAACGCCTTAATCGGTAATGGACAACCCATAGTTAAGCCTAAGGCCTCCAATAAGATGGATTGGGAGGTGGAACTTGGTGTCGTGATAGGTAGGAGGGGTAAGTACATTGATGTTAAGGATGCCTTCAACCACGTTTTCGGCTACGTGGTAACTAACGACGTCTCCATGAGGGATTGGCAATTCCCCTCAATGGATCAATTCGGTATGGATTGGATACACGGTAAATCCATGGATGGGGCAATGCCAGTGGGCCCATACATTGTGACTAAGGATGAGATAAATGACCCACATAATCTAAGGTTAACGCTCAGGGTTAATGGATCAGTGGAGCAGGATGGTAATACAAGGGATTTAATATTCAAGATACCTGACTTAATACACTGGGCAACCCAAGGCATAACACTTAAACCAGGCGACTACATATCCACAGGCACCCCATCTGGTGTTGGATTCCCCAAGGGCAAGTTCCTAAAGCATGGTGACTTAGTCGAAGCCGAGGTCGAGGGCATAGGTATTTTAAGAAACCCAGTTATTGAAGAAAAGCCTTAA
- a CDS encoding glycosyltransferase family 2 protein — MINPLTAVVIVVTVLMIYPILILIYDIHNYLAYRRRGIRDEAVECINGLGALSIIIPTWHESMDAVVDAVKRALGFNWPGPIEVIVVSDDDEDYVNELKRRVTGLGDNVKVLRRINKNAGKAGAIDYGFRHSRGDYVLTMDVDSLIDSNFPLKACGLMTKSNAAAVAGRWFGYNTDTLISEAVTASMNLAVDTIQGGRRARGLPALVVGTGTMFKASALREVDGWSGSGPQDDIYIWLKLISRGFDVGFIDGKVVGVENPRTYSVFKFQQSKWAYGVADALRRMIRRLMSSGVSARVKFDALLLLTQYVTPALFILSSLIIGVTSILLGGFIGLATLPLLTLYGALALAYGYIPLRTGNGGLTPYSAGRSSAMVMAMSLQVLYSYIKGSLGLSFKGWDVTPKGGLTVIKALPIETIMMMTFTVLLILNLIHGYLSSSLWVAVGDASYIYVHYRFAREIL; from the coding sequence ATGATAAACCCATTGACCGCGGTGGTTATTGTAGTAACCGTATTGATGATTTACCCAATACTAATACTCATTTATGATATTCATAATTACTTAGCCTACAGGAGGAGGGGGATTAGGGATGAGGCGGTGGAGTGCATTAATGGGCTTGGAGCCTTAAGTATAATAATACCCACGTGGCATGAATCAATGGATGCCGTTGTGGATGCTGTTAAAAGGGCGTTGGGCTTTAATTGGCCTGGTCCAATTGAAGTAATAGTGGTTTCGGATGATGATGAGGATTACGTTAATGAACTTAAACGTAGGGTTACTGGCCTTGGGGATAACGTTAAGGTACTTAGGAGGATTAATAAGAATGCGGGTAAGGCAGGGGCTATTGATTACGGGTTTAGGCACTCCAGGGGTGATTACGTGTTAACCATGGATGTTGACTCACTCATAGACTCAAACTTCCCCCTTAAGGCCTGCGGCTTAATGACTAAGAGTAATGCGGCTGCTGTGGCTGGTAGATGGTTTGGTTATAATACTGATACACTAATCTCCGAAGCCGTCACGGCATCAATGAACCTAGCCGTAGACACTATACAGGGTGGTAGGAGGGCGAGGGGTTTACCTGCCTTAGTGGTTGGGACGGGTACGATGTTTAAGGCTAGTGCGCTCAGGGAGGTGGATGGGTGGAGTGGTAGTGGGCCTCAGGATGATATATATATCTGGCTTAAGTTAATATCAAGGGGTTTCGATGTAGGTTTCATTGATGGTAAGGTTGTTGGTGTTGAGAACCCGAGGACGTACAGTGTCTTTAAGTTTCAACAAAGTAAGTGGGCTTATGGTGTTGCTGATGCATTAAGGAGAATGATTAGAAGACTCATGAGTAGTGGTGTTAGTGCCAGGGTTAAGTTTGATGCCTTACTATTACTAACCCAATACGTAACTCCTGCATTATTCATTTTAAGTAGCCTAATTATTGGGGTTACTTCAATACTCCTGGGGGGTTTCATAGGCTTAGCCACACTACCCCTACTCACCCTATATGGTGCACTCGCCTTAGCCTACGGCTACATACCATTAAGAACAGGGAACGGGGGGTTGACGCCTTACTCTGCGGGTAGGTCGTCAGCCATGGTTATGGCTATGAGTCTGCAGGTTCTTTACTCATACATTAAGGGTTCCCTGGGACTAAGCTTTAAGGGGTGGGATGTTACACCTAAGGGTGGGTTAACGGTGATTAAGGCTTTACCCATTGAAACAATAATGATGATGACCTTCACGGTGCTACTAATCCTTAACCTAATCCACGGTTACTTATCATCATCACTATGGGTGGCTGTGGGTGATGCATCATACATATACGTTCACTACAGGTTCGCCAGGGAGATTCTTTAA